The DNA window GGCCGAGTTGCTCATGATTTCAATCACGAAGAAAAATCCCAGTTGACTAAGGAAAAACTGCTATCGTTTTTCGATCTTACTGAATAGACAAAGTCGCTCGTTAGAAGAGCGACTTTTTGTCTATTTAGATTTGTTTTTATAATTATAAGTATTATATATATTTATTTTACAAATATATGAGACAATGTTTAAATTTAATTAAACAAAAAGGAGATCGAATAATGGCTAAAATTTATAAAAACGTTCTGATTGCGATGGATGGCTCCAAGGAAGCACGAGATGCCTTTCGAAAAACACTTGATTTTTTTCAGAACTTTGGCAATGCAAAACCGCATTTAATTATTACTCATGTTTTAGACACACCACATTATCCAAGCGTCATTTCCGAAGATGCAGAAATGATGAATTCGCCAAGTATGGAAAAGAAAGAAAGTCTATTGAGCCTTAAAAAGGAAGCACAAGCGGCTGGGTTTTTAGATACTGAAACGCTTATCAGGCATGGTTCTCCCAAAGAACTGTTAACAAACGAAATACCAACAAAAGTAGCTGCTGATTTGATCGTGGTTGGCGCGATCGGTCTTGGCAAAATTGAGAATGCATTGCTTGGTTCAGTGACAGAATATGTTGTGAGAGAATCAAAAATCGACGTTTTGGTTATTCGCTGATCAGAGTATGACAAAAAACATTAACTAAGAAAAAGTGACAGTTAATTATGATTCGCGAAAATATTTAAAATATGTTGATGTCTATTTTAGGAAAATTGTGTCCTATAAGCGTATTTTCAGTTAAAAAGAGCCTTTTTGAGGAATATAGTACGCAGTTTTAGAAAAAATTCATTGTTTTTAACGCTTGCTATCTATTTTTTCGATCTGCAAAAAATTATAATCAAAGCTATAAACTAGGGGAGAAAATAATTTCATGAGAAAATATGTGGCAGAGTTTATGGGGACCTTCATGCTGGTCTTTTTGGGAACCGGCGCAGTCGTGATCGCGAAAGGTGATGCCTTGACGATTGGTTTGGCTTTTGGTTTGGCAATTACGGTCTCGGCCTATGCATTTGGCGGCATTTCCGGAGGCCAATTCAATCCGACTGTGACAACAGCTATGTTGATTAACCATCGAATCAAATCACTCGACGCCATTTATTACATTGTGGCTCAGATTTTAGGTGCTGTTGTTGCTTCATTTTTTGTTCGTACTTTTGTCAGCGGTCTGAAATTGTCAGCGACACAATTGGGTCAGACTGATTTTCCAAAGATTTCAACTGGTTTGGCTTTTATCGTTGAAACATTGATCACTTTCTTATTTATTACAATTATTTTAAACGTCACGAGTAAAGAACATGGCAATGGTGATTTTGCCGGCATCGTCATTGGTATCACATTGAGTTTTTTAATTATTTTTGCTTTGAATCTGACCGGCGGTTCTTTGAATCCAGCTCGTTCGATCGGACCAGCTTTATTCGCTGGCGGCAGTGCATTTGCGCACCTTTGGCTTTACATCCTAGCACCAGAAGTTGGCGCGATTTTAGCGGCTTTCTTTTCTAAGTATCTTTTGGGCAGCGAATACTAGATTCATATTTCATAAGCTACTGCTTATGTCAATAAAAAAAGAAGGGATCTCCCTTCTTTTTTATAGTTAGATGTTTTCTGTCAAACGCAGAAATTCGTCGACATCTTTTTTGATCAAGTCAGCACCAGCCTGCCAGAAGTCCGGCTGAGTCAAATCTACACCTAAGTGTTTTTTAGCTAATTCTTCAGAGCTCATATTAGCCGTGTCGCGCAATAAAGCAATGTAAGCAGATTCGAAATCAGTTTGTTTTTGTGCCCAAGCAAAGATACCCAAACTGAATAAATAACCAAAAGTATAAGGGAAATTATAAAAGGGGACATCATCGATATAAAAATGTAGTTTTGAGGTCCAAAAATGCGGATGAACACCATCGTCGGATAAAGCTCCGGCAAAGGCTTCTTTTTGTGCATCGACCATCATTTTATTGAGTTGAGCTGGCATTAAAACGCCCTCTTGTCGTGCCTTATAAAAATTATTTTCGAAGATAAAGCGTACCCGAATATTCATGAACATAGCGGTTGCATTGGCCATTTTAGCATCCAGTAAAGTAATTTTTTCGGCATCAGTTTTAGCCGCTTCTACGTTGGCAGTGTTGATAACTGCTTCGGCAAAAGTGGAGGCTGTTTCAGCAACGTTCATCGCATAATTTTGGCGCCACTGCGGCAAATCGTACAAGACGCGGGAATGGAAGGCATGGCCTAATTCGTGAGCGATCGTGGCCGCATCATTGACTGAGCCTGTAAAGGTTAAAAAGATTCGGTCTTCTTTTAAAGCTGGAATCGATTCGTCCCAACCGCCGGGCTGTTTTCCGGGACGATCTTCTGATTCGATCCATTGATTTTCAAAAGCATGCTTAGCAAAGGCACCCATTTTGGCTGAGTATTTGCTGAAGTTCTTCACGATAAAATTAGCTGTATCATCATAGCTAAGGGTTCTTGGCTCATAACCAGGTACTTGAACGGGTGCCGTTTGATCCTGCCAGGAAATTTGATCCGAGTCCAAACCTAGCAGTTTAGCTTTGCGTGCAAAAAATTTGACCAGCATGCCTTCATTTTTAGCGACCGTGTTCCACATGGCAGTCAAACTTGCTCGCGAGAGACGGTTCAATTCTAACGGTTTTTCTAAATAATCATTGATACCATGGGCTTTATAGTCGGTCAAACGCGCACCGGCCAAATGATTTAAGGTATCAGCTGATAGATTTTCAGCCTTGCCCCACATTGATTCATAATGTTTCATCAAATCAGCCCGCGCATCCTTATCTTTGATGCCATCAAGCAGATTTAAGGCCTGACCAGCAGATACGGTCTGTTTTTGGCCCTTGGCATCAGTGTAGCTGGTTGATAATCCGGCGGAAATGGTGTCGTAATGGGCAGACCAAGCATGCAAAGCATCTACTTGGAATTCGTTTATCAGTTTTTCGGTGTTATCATCCAATAATTTTGCGGCCTGCTGACGTGTTTCGTTCAAAATAAAAGCAATCGGTTGAGCTTTTTCATCTGCCGATAGTGATTGAAAACGTTTATCTGACAAAGCCGCTAAAAACTTGCCCCAGGCCTGTTTTTGTGCCGTATAGTCAATATCAATTTTGGACAAACGGTCGAACTTGGGTCCGGCTTCAGCTTTGCCGTAGTTGACAGAACGCCAAGCATTTAAATAAAAGCCGATCGTTCCTAGTTTGCCTTCCAAGGTCTGCAGGCTATCTGCTGCAGCGAGAATTTTGCTATTTTCATCTTGTTCTGTCAGTGACGCGATCGTCTCGGCTAGTTTTTGATTGTCATCAGCAGCAGTTTTGAAAGCTGCGTTTAATTCCGGAGAATCGATCCCCGGAAAAACCACATCAATGTTCCAGTTCTGTGAGTATGTCATTTTCTCTCCTTAAGATATATGTTTTTATTATAGTCTGACCTTTTCATGATTGTGGATCTGTTCCTCGTAATCATTTTCCAAAAAACTGATGGATTTTTAAGACTGTTGTAAGATAAAAGAAATCGTGACTCGTTTATTAGAACAATTGGATAAATGGCAAGCAAAAATGCAGCGAACCTTATTTTTTTCAAGTCTATATGAAACCCTAAGAAAATTCCTGCCGATTATTATTATTAGTGTTTTTTTTCAGCTTTTTATAGATGTTTTTCTGACATCAAATAGTTTTTTTGCGCTTGTTTTTCACTGGAAACTATTTCGGATATGGCCGCCGGTCAACCATCTTGCGAATATGGCCTCTTTGTTTTTGAAGCATCTGATCTTGCCTTTGTTTGCTTATTTTTTTGCTAGTCAATTAGAAAACAGACGCGGTGTCCATGATTCTTTGCTGCCACTCGTTAATTTTATCGTGATCTGGCTTTTATTTAGCGATAATTTATTTGTCCGCTACTCGGGCCAAAATATTCTGTTAGTTAGTCTGATCGTTTTTTCGCTAACGAGGATATTGAACAAGATAACTGCCTTACATCAGCATACATTGGCGAAGTACTTATATTCATTATTATTTTTGCTAGTCGTGACCGCCGTTATTTTTGCGCTGATATCGGTCGAACATTTGCCTAGTAATTTTATTGTGAGTTCTAGCCAGTGGCTTAACGACACATTCATCAACCAGTGGTCTGGCCATTTTATAGGTGTTTTTTGCTTAACGATTCTGGCTAGTATCCTTCTCTGGCTAGGATTGCCTGTACCGGCAGCCTTGTTGAAACCGAACTTTTCCTTGCTGTCGACGGCTCATAATTTAAATGCCTCTTTGGATAAGAGCGTTTTTAACATTCCTAATTTATTGAGTTTGCATACCCTTTATGATTCGTTTGCAATTTTTGGTGGTGTATCAATGGGTTTGGCTTTGGTCATTGCTTTACTGATCAGATCCCATGGACCGATCAAGCGCTTGACTAAAATAGCTTTAATTCCGAGTTTGCTGGATAATAACCAGATTCTTAATTTTGCTTTGCCCCTCTTTTTTAATCCCTTGTTTTTGCTGCCGGCGATCTTATCACCGATATTTGGTATTACTTTAACCGCGATTGCTCTGAAACTGCATTGGCTGGCACCGTCGGTCTATGAATTACCGCGTTATACACCAAATATATTGACAGCTTTTTTGTCCAGCAACGGTGATTGGCGCACGATCGTATTGGTTTTAGTTATTTTGACGATCGGTGTACTGACTTATTTGCCTTTTGTCGATCATTGGCTGAAAGGAGCGGGCAGTGAAATTATGTAGAAATGCAGCTGGTCTGGCTCTGCTTTTCCTCTTACTGGTTCTTTCTTTGATTCAAGGCCAAAAATGGGTCAAAACAAGTGTGGACAAACAAATAACGATCTATAACTCGCGTTTGGATCCAACGATTATGGTACCTGGTTCGTCTGCGACAAATACGCGTTTTGATGCAATGATCGGCATTTTGAATCAGCAAGGAGATGCACATTCACTTTTAAGAGTACAAGTTAACGAAGATAATTCGATCACTTACTCTGGTCGATTAGCAGCTAACGATAATCAGCCCTATATCGTGATCGCTTTTCAAAATAATAGTGATGGTTATAGCAATATCAAGCGGCAGGCGAAATGGTTGGATATTGCATTGAAAGCGCTCGAAAAGCGATACCAGTTCAACCATTTTAATGCCTTGGGACATTCCAATGGTGGTCTTGACTGGACGATTTATTTGGAAAAATATTTCAATCAAAAGAAAAGCAATATTGGTACTTTGCTGACCATTGGATCACCTTACAATTTTGCAGAAACAAGCACTAGCAATCGCACACAAATGCTTGCTGACTTGATTAAAAATCGCCAGCAGCTGCCAAGCAATCTGACGGTTTATTCTGTAGCTGGTACCGAAACTTATAATGACGATGGGATCGTGCCAATTGAAAGTGTTATTGCTGGCAAATATGTTTTTCAAAAAATCGTCAGATCTTACACGCAGATCATTGTTTCTGGGGATGATTCCGACCATTCGGATCTGCCGACTAATTCGCAGATCATTAGTTTAATTCGCCGTAATATCCTGCGCCAGCAGACTACTCGCAAAGCAGGGTATCAAGGGCCTCATAATTAATAGGACTGAACTATCTTTTTGTAACTGATTTGCAATAAAGATGTAACTAATGTAACATGATTAAATACTTGGGAATGGGAGAGATATGCAGATTTTTGTAAGGGCAATTCATAGTTCGATCGTTAAATTTGTTGCGAGGACTTTATTTTATTTTGTGATCTTAGTCATGCTGCTCTATTTGTATGGATATTCCGGTATCAACGATGGTGGGTTTATCTATAACGAATTTTAAGTAGGAGGAATATGATTAAAAATCTTTTAGCAACAATCAATCAAAATACAATCAATGATCCGCAGGCA is part of the Oenococcus sicerae genome and encodes:
- a CDS encoding universal stress protein — translated: MAKIYKNVLIAMDGSKEARDAFRKTLDFFQNFGNAKPHLIITHVLDTPHYPSVISEDAEMMNSPSMEKKESLLSLKKEAQAAGFLDTETLIRHGSPKELLTNEIPTKVAADLIVVGAIGLGKIENALLGSVTEYVVRESKIDVLVIR
- a CDS encoding MIP/aquaporin family protein; the encoded protein is MRKYVAEFMGTFMLVFLGTGAVVIAKGDALTIGLAFGLAITVSAYAFGGISGGQFNPTVTTAMLINHRIKSLDAIYYIVAQILGAVVASFFVRTFVSGLKLSATQLGQTDFPKISTGLAFIVETLITFLFITIILNVTSKEHGNGDFAGIVIGITLSFLIIFALNLTGGSLNPARSIGPALFAGGSAFAHLWLYILAPEVGAILAAFFSKYLLGSEY
- a CDS encoding M3 family oligoendopeptidase, which gives rise to MTYSQNWNIDVVFPGIDSPELNAAFKTAADDNQKLAETIASLTEQDENSKILAAADSLQTLEGKLGTIGFYLNAWRSVNYGKAEAGPKFDRLSKIDIDYTAQKQAWGKFLAALSDKRFQSLSADEKAQPIAFILNETRQQAAKLLDDNTEKLINEFQVDALHAWSAHYDTISAGLSTSYTDAKGQKQTVSAGQALNLLDGIKDKDARADLMKHYESMWGKAENLSADTLNHLAGARLTDYKAHGINDYLEKPLELNRLSRASLTAMWNTVAKNEGMLVKFFARKAKLLGLDSDQISWQDQTAPVQVPGYEPRTLSYDDTANFIVKNFSKYSAKMGAFAKHAFENQWIESEDRPGKQPGGWDESIPALKEDRIFLTFTGSVNDAATIAHELGHAFHSRVLYDLPQWRQNYAMNVAETASTFAEAVINTANVEAAKTDAEKITLLDAKMANATAMFMNIRVRFIFENNFYKARQEGVLMPAQLNKMMVDAQKEAFAGALSDDGVHPHFWTSKLHFYIDDVPFYNFPYTFGYLFSLGIFAWAQKQTDFESAYIALLRDTANMSSEELAKKHLGVDLTQPDFWQAGADLIKKDVDEFLRLTENI
- a CDS encoding PTS sugar transporter subunit IIC, giving the protein MTRLLEQLDKWQAKMQRTLFFSSLYETLRKFLPIIIISVFFQLFIDVFLTSNSFFALVFHWKLFRIWPPVNHLANMASLFLKHLILPLFAYFFASQLENRRGVHDSLLPLVNFIVIWLLFSDNLFVRYSGQNILLVSLIVFSLTRILNKITALHQHTLAKYLYSLLFLLVVTAVIFALISVEHLPSNFIVSSSQWLNDTFINQWSGHFIGVFCLTILASILLWLGLPVPAALLKPNFSLLSTAHNLNASLDKSVFNIPNLLSLHTLYDSFAIFGGVSMGLALVIALLIRSHGPIKRLTKIALIPSLLDNNQILNFALPLFFNPLFLLPAILSPIFGITLTAIALKLHWLAPSVYELPRYTPNILTAFLSSNGDWRTIVLVLVILTIGVLTYLPFVDHWLKGAGSEIM
- a CDS encoding alpha/beta hydrolase, whose amino-acid sequence is MKLCRNAAGLALLFLLLVLSLIQGQKWVKTSVDKQITIYNSRLDPTIMVPGSSATNTRFDAMIGILNQQGDAHSLLRVQVNEDNSITYSGRLAANDNQPYIVIAFQNNSDGYSNIKRQAKWLDIALKALEKRYQFNHFNALGHSNGGLDWTIYLEKYFNQKKSNIGTLLTIGSPYNFAETSTSNRTQMLADLIKNRQQLPSNLTVYSVAGTETYNDDGIVPIESVIAGKYVFQKIVRSYTQIIVSGDDSDHSDLPTNSQIISLIRRNILRQQTTRKAGYQGPHN
- a CDS encoding teichoic acid D-Ala incorporation-associated protein DltX, translated to MQIFVRAIHSSIVKFVARTLFYFVILVMLLYLYGYSGINDGGFIYNEF